One genomic window of Prochlorococcus marinus CUG1416 includes the following:
- a CDS encoding type III pantothenate kinase, giving the protein MVSDINFLLVGNSRLHWAKYSKNQSKFFHTKKEQKVPENIDLDQLIWASVGKLPDFLLKGTNEIKTKDIQLSNLPDYFGVDRALACIAALKIIENPFKKDLLIADFGTILSITKLNSNGSIIGGQLLPGFLTQLKSMEQNTKNLKVPKKYDIPTKDFLINTEEAILKGVINSLTGVINSLFNPEKDILIICGGDSQLLTKSLNTQKENIINAPNLVMEGMIIHNLSVRKLA; this is encoded by the coding sequence ATGGTCTCAGATATAAATTTTTTATTAGTAGGCAATAGTAGGCTGCATTGGGCAAAATATTCTAAAAATCAATCTAAATTCTTCCATACCAAAAAAGAGCAAAAAGTTCCCGAAAATATAGATCTTGATCAATTAATTTGGGCTTCTGTAGGAAAACTACCTGATTTTTTGCTGAAAGGCACAAATGAAATAAAAACTAAAGATATTCAGTTATCAAATCTTCCTGATTATTTTGGAGTTGATAGAGCTCTTGCCTGTATTGCCGCTTTAAAAATTATTGAAAACCCTTTCAAAAAAGATTTGCTAATTGCAGATTTTGGAACAATATTATCAATAACAAAATTGAATTCAAATGGATCTATTATTGGAGGTCAACTTCTTCCAGGTTTTCTAACACAACTAAAATCAATGGAACAAAATACAAAAAATCTTAAAGTTCCCAAAAAATATGATATTCCCACCAAAGATTTTTTAATTAATACAGAAGAAGCAATCTTAAAAGGAGTAATCAACTCTCTTACTGGTGTGATTAATAGTTTATTTAATCCCGAAAAGGATATTTTAATAATATGTGGAGGAGACTCTCAATTACTCACAAAATCTCTAAATACTCAAAAAGAAAATATTATCAATGCTCCTAATTTAGTTATGGAGGGGATGATTATTCACAACCTGTCTGTAAGAAAATTAGCTTAA
- a CDS encoding DUF4912 domain-containing protein — MADGIMNKDQLLSLTLRQLRQEASKLSVPLYSRKTKAVLVDLILKYQEKSTKKTNITKAQSNPENTFHSNTLNSSEEVKTNVVFLPRDPDWAYVFWQISDADREKAQSLGANKLCLRLFDASGSEGSNLNQGTLREIAVDSYSTEWYLPIPLADRDYKVELGYKYGFNWMSLAFSSISHVPGSHPSELILDKFVPFNLDSTSESIPDISNPVVSEQNGIHERLYQAATNIPLRRKVGSEEFMENVNSTNLNDNLTDSGAGKWSSGLNDSGSGIVKNRSFWLVADAELIVYGATEPSAKLTIGGEDVPLAADGTFRIQVPFRDGTQKYDIKAVDVSGKQEKSISMKFDRTTPLDDTNEKDNAQTEWF, encoded by the coding sequence GTGGCTGATGGGATCATGAATAAAGATCAATTACTCTCACTAACCCTCAGACAATTACGTCAAGAAGCAAGCAAATTATCAGTACCCTTATATAGTCGTAAAACAAAGGCTGTTTTAGTTGACTTAATTTTGAAATATCAAGAAAAATCCACTAAGAAAACAAATATTACTAAAGCCCAGTCAAATCCTGAGAATACTTTTCACTCCAACACCTTAAATAGCAGTGAAGAAGTTAAAACTAATGTAGTTTTCCTACCTCGAGATCCAGATTGGGCTTATGTTTTTTGGCAAATTTCTGATGCAGATAGAGAAAAAGCACAATCTTTGGGAGCCAATAAATTATGTTTACGATTATTTGATGCATCTGGTTCTGAAGGAAGCAATTTGAATCAAGGAACACTAAGGGAGATAGCAGTTGATAGTTATAGTACTGAGTGGTATTTGCCAATCCCACTTGCAGATAGAGACTATAAAGTTGAATTAGGTTACAAATATGGTTTTAACTGGATGTCATTGGCATTTTCTTCTATAAGCCACGTTCCTGGCTCTCATCCTTCTGAGCTAATTCTTGATAAATTTGTACCTTTTAATTTGGATTCTACGTCTGAGTCAATCCCAGATATTTCAAATCCTGTGGTTTCAGAACAAAATGGTATACATGAAAGGTTATATCAAGCAGCGACTAACATTCCTCTCAGAAGAAAAGTTGGTTCTGAAGAATTTATGGAAAATGTAAATTCAACCAACCTCAATGATAATCTTACAGACTCAGGTGCTGGTAAATGGTCATCAGGTTTAAATGATTCTGGAAGCGGGATTGTTAAAAATAGATCTTTTTGGCTCGTTGCTGATGCTGAATTAATTGTTTATGGAGCTACAGAGCCTTCTGCAAAACTGACAATAGGTGGAGAAGATGTACCTCTTGCTGCAGATGGTACTTTTAGAATTCAAGTTCCATTTAGAGATGGGACTCAAAAATATGATATTAAAGCTGTTGATGTATCTGGTAAGCAAGAAAAAAGTATATCAATGAAATTTGATAGAACTACGCCACTTGACGATACTAATGAGAAAGATAATGCTCAGACTGAATGGTTTTAA
- a CDS encoding alpha-D-glucose phosphate-specific phosphoglucomutase, whose amino-acid sequence MTQVSVIHINSPFLDQKPGTSGLRKSTLKFQEEHYLEVFIEAILQSLEDLKGSTLVVGGDGRYGNIEAIEKIVQICIAHKVQKVIVPKYGLLSTPATSHLIRKENAIGGIILSASHNPGGIDGDFGVKLNISNGGPAPEIITNKIFKASQLLTSYKICNIQLPDFSEYGTYPYGETTLEIIDGLKDYSNLMEKIFDFDQISDFLKKDFSLIFDAMNAVTGPYAKNIFVEKMGLANDCVMNGNPLKDFGGLHPDPNLTYASHLADLLLNKKSYSFGAACDGDGDRNMILGSGCFVNPSDSLAVITANTKYVPGYKDGITGVARSMPTSSAVDNVARVLNIPCFETPTGWKFFGNLLDSNLITLCGEESFGTGSNHVREKDGLWAVLYWLQVLAEKKCSVSDLMQNHWKQFGRNYYSRHDYEAIPSNIANQIFGNLTSMLEHLKGNSFAGHLVKVADNFSYLDPVDNSTSENQGLRLVLDDNSRVIVRLSGTGTKGATLRLYFEKFFNPQQNLSLNPQIALKPLINDLDTLLNISKLTQMETPTVIT is encoded by the coding sequence ATGACTCAAGTTAGTGTAATTCATATCAATTCTCCTTTTCTAGATCAAAAACCAGGCACTTCTGGTTTAAGAAAAAGTACTTTAAAGTTTCAGGAAGAACATTATTTAGAAGTTTTTATTGAAGCAATCTTACAATCATTGGAAGATTTAAAAGGTTCAACATTAGTAGTTGGTGGTGATGGAAGATATGGCAATATTGAAGCAATAGAAAAAATTGTCCAAATATGCATTGCTCATAAAGTTCAAAAGGTTATTGTTCCAAAATACGGTTTATTATCTACTCCTGCGACATCACACTTAATTAGAAAAGAAAACGCTATTGGTGGAATTATTCTTTCTGCAAGCCATAATCCTGGTGGGATTGATGGCGACTTTGGAGTGAAATTGAATATCTCTAATGGTGGCCCAGCTCCTGAGATAATTACTAATAAGATTTTCAAGGCTTCACAATTACTAACTAGTTATAAAATTTGTAATATTCAATTACCTGATTTTAGTGAATATGGAACTTATCCTTACGGTGAAACTACCTTAGAAATTATTGATGGATTAAAAGATTATTCTAATTTGATGGAGAAAATTTTTGATTTTGATCAAATTAGTGATTTTCTAAAAAAAGACTTCTCGTTAATCTTTGATGCAATGAATGCGGTTACAGGCCCATATGCAAAAAATATTTTTGTTGAAAAAATGGGTCTTGCAAATGATTGTGTCATGAATGGTAACCCGTTAAAAGATTTTGGAGGTTTACATCCTGATCCTAATCTTACTTACGCATCGCACTTGGCTGATTTGTTATTAAATAAAAAATCTTATAGTTTTGGTGCTGCATGCGATGGAGATGGAGATAGGAATATGATTTTAGGAAGTGGATGTTTTGTAAATCCTAGTGATAGCCTTGCAGTTATCACTGCTAACACAAAATATGTCCCTGGTTATAAAGATGGTATTACAGGTGTGGCACGATCCATGCCAACCAGCTCAGCGGTTGATAATGTTGCTCGAGTATTAAATATACCTTGTTTCGAGACACCTACTGGCTGGAAATTTTTTGGAAATCTTTTAGACTCTAATTTAATTACTTTATGTGGAGAAGAAAGTTTCGGAACAGGTAGTAATCATGTGAGAGAGAAAGATGGACTATGGGCAGTTTTGTATTGGTTACAAGTTTTAGCTGAAAAAAAATGTTCCGTAAGTGATTTGATGCAGAATCATTGGAAACAATTTGGTAGGAATTATTATTCAAGACATGATTATGAGGCAATTCCCTCAAATATTGCTAATCAAATCTTTGGTAACCTAACTTCTATGCTCGAACATTTAAAAGGAAATAGTTTTGCTGGCCATTTAGTTAAAGTTGCGGATAACTTTTCATATTTAGATCCCGTTGATAATTCCACAAGTGAAAATCAAGGTTTAAGATTGGTGCTTGATGATAATTCACGAGTAATTGTGCGCCTTTCTGGAACTGGAACTAAGGGTGCAACATTAAGACTTTACTTTGAGAAATTTTTCAATCCTCAACAGAATCTTTCGTTAAATCCTCAGATCGCTTTGAAACCTCTAATAAATGATTTAGATACTTTATTAAACATTTCAAAACTTACTCAAATGGAAACTCCTACAGTAATTACATAG
- the sufB gene encoding Fe-S cluster assembly protein SufB codes for MVNENLVKDVVKEPYKYGFVTDIETEKIAKGLNEDIIRLISQKKEEPKFLLDFRLKAFKKWQKMKEPNWAGLGYKQIDYQDIIYYSAPKQKEKISSLDEVDPKLLETFDKLGIPLTEQKKLTNVAVDAVFDSVSIATTFREELAEHGVIFCSISEAVKNHSDLIEKYIGTVVPPSDNYFAALNSAVFSDGSFVYIPKGVTCPMDLSSYFRINSGDSGQFERTLIIAEESSSVSYLEGCTAPMFDTNTLHAAVVELIALDDASIKYSTVQNWYSGNEEGVGGIFNFVTKRGKCLGKRSKISWSQVETGSAITWKYPSCLLLGEESVGEFYSVALTNNLQQADTGTKMIHIGPKTKSTIVSKGISAGNSKNSYRGLVKMGTKATGSRNYSQCDSMLIGDQASANTFPYIKSQQPNSEIEHEASTCRISEDQLFYLQSRGIEFEEAISMMVSGFCRDVFNQLPMEFAAEADKLLALKLEGSVG; via the coding sequence ATGGTTAACGAAAATTTAGTTAAAGATGTAGTAAAAGAGCCTTACAAATATGGTTTCGTTACTGATATTGAAACTGAAAAAATAGCAAAGGGATTAAATGAAGATATCATAAGATTAATTTCGCAGAAAAAAGAAGAGCCAAAATTTCTTCTTGATTTTAGATTAAAAGCCTTTAAAAAATGGCAAAAAATGAAAGAGCCTAATTGGGCAGGATTAGGATATAAACAAATTGATTACCAAGATATAATTTATTACTCTGCTCCTAAGCAAAAAGAAAAAATTTCTAGTTTAGATGAAGTTGATCCCAAACTTCTTGAGACTTTTGACAAATTGGGAATACCACTTACGGAGCAAAAAAAACTCACAAATGTAGCAGTAGATGCTGTCTTTGATAGTGTTTCTATAGCCACGACTTTTAGAGAAGAACTTGCTGAACATGGAGTTATATTTTGCTCAATTAGTGAAGCAGTAAAAAATCACTCGGACCTGATTGAAAAATATATAGGTACAGTAGTTCCACCTAGTGATAATTATTTTGCAGCACTAAATTCTGCTGTTTTTAGTGATGGTTCTTTTGTTTATATCCCAAAAGGTGTTACATGTCCCATGGACCTATCTTCCTACTTCAGAATTAATAGTGGAGATTCTGGACAATTTGAGAGAACACTTATCATTGCTGAAGAATCAAGTTCTGTAAGTTATTTAGAAGGTTGTACAGCACCAATGTTTGATACAAATACCCTACATGCTGCCGTTGTGGAACTCATAGCTCTAGATGATGCTTCAATAAAATATTCAACAGTACAAAATTGGTATTCGGGTAATGAAGAAGGTGTTGGGGGCATTTTTAATTTTGTCACCAAGAGAGGAAAATGTTTAGGTAAAAGAAGTAAGATTAGTTGGTCTCAAGTTGAAACAGGGTCTGCAATTACATGGAAATATCCTAGTTGTCTCCTATTAGGGGAAGAATCTGTAGGAGAATTTTATTCAGTAGCACTCACTAATAATCTTCAGCAAGCAGATACCGGCACAAAAATGATCCATATTGGCCCTAAAACCAAGTCAACTATTGTAAGCAAAGGTATCAGTGCAGGTAATTCAAAAAATAGCTATAGAGGCCTTGTGAAAATGGGAACAAAAGCTACAGGATCAAGAAATTACAGTCAATGTGATTCAATGTTAATAGGGGATCAGGCTTCTGCAAATACATTCCCATACATCAAATCTCAACAACCCAATTCTGAAATTGAGCATGAAGCAAGCACATGTAGAATCTCTGAAGATCAACTTTTTTATCTCCAAAGCAGAGGTATAGAATTTGAGGAGGCAATATCTATGATGGTCAGTGGTTTCTGCAGAGATGTATTTAATCAATTACCTATGGAATTTGCTGCTGAGGCTGATAAGTTACTGGCACTCAAACTCGAGGGATCAGTAGGTTAA
- a CDS encoding AAA family ATPase, whose protein sequence is MHSENLFTNYSQIENNAPLADQLRPKNLEDFYGQQPILNENSLLRSAILNDKISNFIFSGPPGVGKTTLIEIISFNTRSKLIKLNAVLSSVKELRNEIANAKDRLINSKRKTILFIDEVHRFTSVQQDALLPSIENGTITFIGATTENPFFAVNKALVSRSRIFTLLPLSENDLQKIIQKVITHYSKEKDSKKVYLSQDAISHLIKFSGGDARTLINALEMAIEITAENDAKEIKINLSIAEDAIQKKNIVYDKNGQNHYDVISAFIKSIRGSDPDATLVWLANMLEAGEDPNFIFRRLLISASEDIGIADPNAIVVVQSCCDAFDRVGFPEGLYFLTQASLYLAMSPKSNSTKSIFKAIETIKSTNAFDVPLHLKNNSNSYVNPHNYPGNWVAQEYLPKSLIGLKIWEGNNNGWEKTQYEELLRRKEN, encoded by the coding sequence ATGCATTCAGAAAATTTATTTACTAATTATTCTCAAATAGAAAATAACGCACCTTTGGCAGATCAATTAAGACCAAAGAATTTGGAAGATTTTTATGGTCAACAACCAATCCTGAATGAGAATTCGCTTTTAAGAAGTGCAATATTAAACGATAAGATTAGTAATTTTATTTTTTCTGGCCCTCCTGGTGTTGGAAAAACTACTCTAATTGAAATTATTTCCTTTAATACGCGTTCAAAATTAATTAAGTTAAATGCAGTATTATCAAGTGTTAAAGAATTAAGAAATGAAATCGCTAATGCAAAAGATAGATTAATAAATTCAAAAAGAAAAACAATTTTATTTATCGATGAGGTTCATAGATTTACATCAGTTCAGCAAGATGCTTTATTACCTTCAATAGAAAATGGAACTATAACGTTTATTGGTGCTACAACTGAAAACCCTTTCTTTGCTGTTAATAAAGCGCTTGTTAGTAGGTCTCGTATTTTTACATTACTTCCTTTGTCAGAAAATGATTTGCAGAAAATAATACAAAAAGTCATAACTCACTATTCTAAAGAAAAAGATTCAAAAAAGGTTTATTTATCTCAAGATGCTATAAGTCATTTAATTAAATTTTCTGGCGGTGATGCAAGAACATTAATCAATGCGCTAGAGATGGCCATAGAAATAACTGCTGAAAATGATGCTAAAGAAATCAAGATTAATCTCTCAATAGCAGAGGATGCAATTCAAAAGAAAAATATCGTTTACGATAAAAATGGTCAAAATCATTACGATGTAATAAGTGCTTTTATCAAGTCCATAAGAGGTTCTGATCCAGATGCAACTTTAGTCTGGCTTGCAAATATGCTTGAGGCTGGTGAAGATCCTAATTTTATTTTTAGAAGACTACTTATATCTGCCAGTGAAGATATTGGAATAGCTGATCCTAATGCCATAGTAGTTGTACAATCCTGTTGTGATGCTTTTGATAGAGTTGGTTTTCCAGAAGGATTATATTTTTTAACGCAGGCTTCTTTATATTTAGCGATGTCTCCAAAAAGCAATAGTACGAAAAGTATTTTTAAAGCAATTGAAACAATCAAATCTACCAATGCTTTTGATGTTCCACTGCATTTAAAAAATAATTCTAATAGTTATGTCAATCCTCATAATTATCCAGGTAATTGGGTCGCACAAGAATATCTTCCTAAATCTTTAATAGGTTTAAAAATATGGGAAGGAAATAATAATGGATGGGAAAAAACTCAATATGAAGAACTGCTTAGAAGAAAAGAAAACTAA
- a CDS encoding NAD(P)/FAD-dependent oxidoreductase yields MKSIQKPIVIVGAGFAGMTFALNLKNLNPSLPILVVDSETNFIFKPLMYEVLSKEIRSWEATPKFANIFSDAGITFLRNCLTKISFKENILEFSDDLKLSYQYLVICTGSIPNSFFIKGVDENCYFFNDVHDLNKLNSFLKKSQDTSLHKKLFIVGGGPSGIELACKIKDIFKDQFKINVIEKSNEILNKNKIFNREEAEKALETRKIKVLLNSTVKEVSETKISISSEVGITSLDKDIVIWTAGVKPNLSYLETDQITKKFGRILVNNNLQIENHENCFAIGDISVIEGMEDLPITAQVAMQEGNHLANNLKLLIQGKEPLPFEFQDNGEMISLGIGEASISALGVTLSGKFAFEARRLIYASKLPDINESLKSASSWIFQKKYIFKKFLKKDNFN; encoded by the coding sequence ATGAAATCAATACAAAAACCAATAGTAATAGTTGGAGCAGGTTTTGCAGGTATGACATTTGCTTTGAATTTAAAGAACCTTAATCCTTCTTTACCGATTCTTGTGGTTGATTCTGAAACTAACTTTATATTTAAACCTTTAATGTACGAAGTTTTAAGTAAAGAAATAAGAAGTTGGGAAGCCACCCCAAAATTTGCAAATATTTTTTCTGATGCGGGTATAACTTTTTTAAGAAATTGTTTAACCAAGATTTCCTTCAAAGAAAATATTCTTGAATTTAGTGACGATTTAAAACTAAGTTATCAGTATCTTGTAATCTGTACAGGATCTATTCCAAATAGTTTTTTTATAAAAGGTGTAGATGAAAATTGTTATTTTTTTAATGATGTTCACGATCTAAATAAATTAAATTCTTTTTTAAAAAAATCACAAGATACTTCGTTGCATAAAAAGTTATTCATAGTTGGAGGTGGTCCCTCTGGCATCGAGTTGGCATGCAAAATTAAAGATATATTTAAAGACCAATTTAAAATTAATGTAATAGAAAAATCAAACGAAATCCTCAATAAAAACAAAATTTTTAATAGAGAAGAAGCAGAGAAGGCATTAGAAACAAGAAAAATCAAAGTCCTTTTGAATTCCACAGTTAAAGAAGTATCAGAAACTAAGATTAGTATTTCTAGTGAGGTTGGAATAACTTCCTTGGACAAAGATATTGTTATTTGGACTGCAGGTGTTAAACCTAATTTGTCTTACTTAGAAACTGATCAAATTACAAAAAAATTTGGAAGAATTTTAGTTAATAATAATTTGCAAATAGAAAACCATGAAAACTGTTTTGCTATTGGTGATATTTCAGTTATTGAAGGAATGGAGGATTTACCCATAACTGCTCAGGTCGCTATGCAGGAAGGAAATCATCTTGCTAATAATTTAAAACTTTTAATTCAAGGAAAAGAACCTTTACCCTTTGAATTTCAAGATAATGGTGAAATGATTAGTTTAGGAATAGGGGAAGCATCAATTTCTGCTCTTGGAGTCACTTTGTCGGGTAAATTTGCTTTTGAGGCAAGAAGACTTATATATGCCTCCAAGTTGCCCGATATTAATGAAAGCTTAAAATCTGCATCTTCATGGATATTTCAGAAAAAATATATTTTTAAAAAGTTTCTAAAAAAAGATAATTTCAATTAA
- the sufC gene encoding Fe-S cluster assembly ATPase SufC — MQSQMKESDPILEIDNLFASTDNLPILKGVSLSVYPGEIHAIMGRNGCGKSTLSKIIAGHPSYNTTNGDIKFLGENINSLEPEERSQSGIFLGFQYPIEIPGVSNLEFLRVSTNARRKFLNKEELDTFDFEELVKEKLELVKMDQAFLSRSVNQGFSGGEKKRNEILQMALLEPKIAILDETDSGLDIDALRIVASGIKKISNTQTGIILITHYQRLLDEIEPNYVHVMADGQIIKTGGSDLALELEKKGYEWTDNFVKET, encoded by the coding sequence ATGCAAAGTCAAATGAAAGAATCAGATCCAATATTAGAAATTGACAATCTCTTTGCATCTACTGATAATCTTCCAATTTTAAAGGGGGTTTCACTTTCTGTTTATCCAGGAGAAATCCATGCCATTATGGGAAGAAATGGCTGTGGTAAAAGTACTCTTTCCAAAATTATTGCAGGGCACCCCTCTTATAACACTACAAATGGTGATATAAAATTTTTAGGTGAAAATATCAACTCTCTAGAACCCGAAGAAAGATCTCAATCAGGAATTTTCCTTGGTTTCCAATATCCAATAGAAATTCCAGGCGTTAGTAATCTTGAATTTCTTAGAGTTTCAACGAACGCTAGAAGAAAATTCCTTAACAAAGAAGAATTAGACACTTTTGATTTTGAGGAATTAGTTAAAGAAAAGTTAGAACTTGTGAAAATGGATCAGGCATTCCTATCAAGGAGTGTGAATCAGGGATTTTCTGGAGGTGAAAAGAAAAGAAATGAAATTCTGCAGATGGCTTTACTTGAGCCCAAGATAGCAATATTAGATGAGACCGATTCTGGTCTAGATATTGATGCTCTTAGAATAGTCGCATCAGGAATTAAAAAAATATCTAACACACAAACTGGAATTATATTAATTACTCACTACCAAAGATTACTAGATGAAATTGAACCAAATTATGTACATGTTATGGCAGACGGACAAATTATAAAAACTGGTGGGAGTGATCTTGCATTAGAACTTGAAAAAAAAGGTTATGAATGGACTGATAACTTTGTAAAAGAGACTTAA
- a CDS encoding 4'-phosphopantetheinyl transferase family protein, which yields MKLLNEYEYKIPKIWFYEIKGVQAVATVEEIKTAKNLTNSRSKIFLETRAYLRQSLSTLFDLDPLEIPINAHPGEPPSLPSGMGNISLSHCKDAITIVWHKSKIGIDIERTDRDFNHLKFAKKYFFHTNKSNHNNYLTKNMILNQWCAVEAAIKWDHGKLAKDINHWQFFEKPKELIHKNKNIHLNYSQINFHNWTIALAYEEKTSLNPEIICCSKNF from the coding sequence TTGAAATTATTAAATGAGTATGAATATAAAATACCAAAAATTTGGTTTTATGAGATTAAAGGTGTGCAAGCTGTCGCAACTGTAGAAGAAATTAAAACCGCAAAAAACCTAACAAATTCAAGATCAAAGATTTTCTTAGAAACAAGAGCTTATTTGCGACAATCACTTTCAACACTTTTTGATTTAGACCCCCTAGAAATTCCAATTAATGCTCATCCTGGAGAACCTCCAAGTTTACCCTCTGGCATGGGAAATATCAGTTTAAGTCATTGTAAAGATGCCATTACTATAGTCTGGCATAAAAGCAAAATAGGGATTGATATTGAGAGAACAGATAGAGATTTTAACCATTTAAAATTTGCAAAAAAATATTTTTTTCATACTAATAAATCAAACCATAATAATTATTTAACAAAAAATATGATATTAAATCAATGGTGTGCAGTTGAAGCGGCTATAAAATGGGATCATGGAAAATTAGCGAAAGACATTAACCATTGGCAATTTTTTGAAAAGCCAAAAGAGTTAATTCATAAGAATAAAAATATACATTTAAATTATTCACAGATTAACTTCCATAATTGGACTATAGCTTTAGCCTACGAAGAAAAAACTTCTTTAAATCCTGAGATTATTTGTTGTTCGAAAAATTTTTAG
- a CDS encoding phosphoadenylyl-sulfate reductase, whose amino-acid sequence MIEKIHKDIQTNLRKYNQELVDMKPQGMLTWGYEKFDNQFAITTSFGIQSSVLLDMVSKLCLQKKIKIFWIDTGYLPPETYHYAEKLIDNLSLEVEVLQSEVSPARMEAKYGKLWETNKESDLDKYHELRKIKPLENGLEKYNVHCWASGVRSSQTENRNKMKFIDVIRQRLSLRPLLNWTNKDIFYYMEENNLPAHPLFIKGYSSVGDWHSSSPDGIKTKGRDTRFGGIKQECGIHTNN is encoded by the coding sequence ATGATTGAAAAAATCCACAAAGATATTCAAACTAACTTGAGGAAATATAATCAAGAGCTAGTAGATATGAAGCCTCAAGGAATGCTTACATGGGGTTATGAAAAGTTTGATAATCAATTTGCTATTACAACAAGTTTTGGTATACAGTCTTCAGTCCTTTTAGATATGGTCAGTAAATTATGTCTACAAAAAAAAATCAAAATATTTTGGATAGATACAGGTTACCTTCCTCCAGAAACATACCATTATGCTGAAAAGCTTATTGATAATTTATCCTTAGAAGTTGAAGTTCTGCAAAGTGAAGTATCTCCCGCAAGAATGGAGGCCAAATATGGAAAACTTTGGGAAACAAATAAAGAGAGTGATTTAGATAAGTATCATGAATTGAGAAAGATAAAACCTTTAGAAAATGGTCTAGAAAAATATAATGTTCATTGCTGGGCAAGCGGTGTTAGATCAAGTCAAACAGAAAATAGAAACAAAATGAAATTTATAGACGTAATTCGTCAAAGACTCTCTTTAAGACCTTTATTAAATTGGACAAATAAAGATATTTTTTATTATATGGAAGAGAATAATTTACCTGCCCATCCACTTTTTATCAAAGGTTATTCTTCTGTAGGAGATTGGCATTCAAGCAGTCCAGATGGTATTAAAACAAAGGGCAGAGATACAAGATTTGGGGGAATTAAACAAGAATGTGGAATACACACTAATAATTAA
- the bcp gene encoding thioredoxin-dependent thiol peroxidase, with translation MALKVGDKAPEFKLKDSFEKEVSLSDFKGKRIILYFYPKDNTPGCTKEACNFKENWDLLQKNNIVVLGISKDNASSHQKFIEKFNLPFILLTDPEPFNVSSDYDSYGLKKFMGKEYMGMMRNTFLIDTEGKIEKIYLKVKAAIMADHIIADLGLS, from the coding sequence ATGGCTCTTAAGGTTGGCGACAAAGCACCAGAATTTAAATTAAAAGATTCTTTTGAGAAAGAAGTTTCTCTTAGTGATTTTAAAGGTAAACGAATAATACTATATTTTTATCCAAAAGATAATACTCCAGGATGTACTAAAGAAGCATGTAATTTTAAAGAGAATTGGGATTTACTCCAAAAAAATAATATTGTTGTGCTTGGTATTAGTAAAGATAATGCATCCTCTCATCAGAAGTTTATAGAAAAATTTAATTTACCTTTTATTCTTTTAACTGATCCTGAACCTTTCAACGTTTCTTCTGATTACGATAGCTATGGGCTGAAGAAATTCATGGGAAAAGAATATATGGGAATGATGAGAAATACTTTTTTAATTGATACTGAAGGTAAAATCGAAAAAATTTACTTAAAGGTAAAAGCAGCAATAATGGCTGATCATATAATTGCAGACCTTGGGTTAAGCTAA